The following coding sequences are from one Musa acuminata AAA Group cultivar baxijiao chromosome BXJ1-6, Cavendish_Baxijiao_AAA, whole genome shotgun sequence window:
- the LOC135676822 gene encoding succinate dehydrogenase subunit 5, mitochondrial-like isoform X1, which translates to MATSSIAFVRRLRTLHPTLQVRPPSSTTSSAAFVRHCSFIGSDLHELGPVATRTIATQAVRSWMKGVNNIHEITASNLQASQIRFGTCGISGRKYSYTLNLRHAFSSTISQLPVIADPDIEAAMKDLLAINWDEIPDSVINETKKALSKTTEDKAGQEALVNVFRAAEASVEFSGVLVSLRMALDDLCGLSGENVGHLPEHLEDAIRAAYKRYITYLDSFGPDETFLRKKVELELGTKMIHLKMRCSGIGSEWGKVTLLGTSGLSGSYVELRS; encoded by the exons ATGGCAACCTCCTCCATTGCCTTCGTTCGCCGCCTTCGCACGCTCCATCCGACGCTGCAGGTCCGTCCGCCGTCGTCGACAACGTCGTCTGCTGCCTTCGTCCGCCACTGCAGCTTCATCGGTTCGGACCTGCA TGAGCTGGGGCCGGTGGCAACACGCACTATTGCAACTCAAGCAG TTAGAAGTTGGATGAAGGGCGTTAATAACATTCATGAGATCACAGCATCGAATCTCCAAGCTTCTCAAATCAGATTTGGAACATGTG gaatTTCAGGCCGCAAGTATTCGTATACACTAAATTTGAGGCATGCCTTCAGTTCAACTATAAGCCAGTTGCCTGTCATTGCTGACCCTGATATAGAAGCTGCAATGAAGGATTTGTTGGCGATTAACTGGGATGAAATTCCAGACTCTGTTATAAATGAGACAAAGAAGGCTCTGTCAAAAACCACTGAAGATAAAGCTGGCCAAGAGGCTTTGGTAAATGTATTTCGTGCAGCTGAGGCATCTGTGGAATTTAGTGGGGTACTGGTATCCCTTAGAATGGCACTTGATGATTTATGCGGCTTAAGTGGTGAG AATGTTGGACACCTGCCAGAGCATCTGGAAGATGCCATAAGAGCTGCATATAAACGATATATTACTTATTTGGATTCATTTGGTCCTGATGAGACCTTTTTGAGGAAAAAGGTTGAACTTGAATTGGGAACGAAAATGATACACTTGAAAATGAGATGCAGTGGCATTGGTTCTGAGTGGGGAAAG
- the LOC135676822 gene encoding succinate dehydrogenase subunit 5, mitochondrial-like isoform X2 produces MATSSIAFVRRLRTLHPTLQVRPPSSTTSSAAFVRHCSFIGSDLHELGPVATRTIATQAVRSWMKGVNNIHEITASNLQASQIRFGTCGRKYSYTLNLRHAFSSTISQLPVIADPDIEAAMKDLLAINWDEIPDSVINETKKALSKTTEDKAGQEALVNVFRAAEASVEFSGVLVSLRMALDDLCGLSGENVGHLPEHLEDAIRAAYKRYITYLDSFGPDETFLRKKVELELGTKMIHLKMRCSGIGSEWGKVTLLGTSGLSGSYVELRS; encoded by the exons ATGGCAACCTCCTCCATTGCCTTCGTTCGCCGCCTTCGCACGCTCCATCCGACGCTGCAGGTCCGTCCGCCGTCGTCGACAACGTCGTCTGCTGCCTTCGTCCGCCACTGCAGCTTCATCGGTTCGGACCTGCA TGAGCTGGGGCCGGTGGCAACACGCACTATTGCAACTCAAGCAG TTAGAAGTTGGATGAAGGGCGTTAATAACATTCATGAGATCACAGCATCGAATCTCCAAGCTTCTCAAATCAGATTTGGAACATGTG GCCGCAAGTATTCGTATACACTAAATTTGAGGCATGCCTTCAGTTCAACTATAAGCCAGTTGCCTGTCATTGCTGACCCTGATATAGAAGCTGCAATGAAGGATTTGTTGGCGATTAACTGGGATGAAATTCCAGACTCTGTTATAAATGAGACAAAGAAGGCTCTGTCAAAAACCACTGAAGATAAAGCTGGCCAAGAGGCTTTGGTAAATGTATTTCGTGCAGCTGAGGCATCTGTGGAATTTAGTGGGGTACTGGTATCCCTTAGAATGGCACTTGATGATTTATGCGGCTTAAGTGGTGAG AATGTTGGACACCTGCCAGAGCATCTGGAAGATGCCATAAGAGCTGCATATAAACGATATATTACTTATTTGGATTCATTTGGTCCTGATGAGACCTTTTTGAGGAAAAAGGTTGAACTTGAATTGGGAACGAAAATGATACACTTGAAAATGAGATGCAGTGGCATTGGTTCTGAGTGGGGAAAG
- the LOC135676822 gene encoding succinate dehydrogenase subunit 5, mitochondrial-like isoform X3, with protein MKGVNNIHEITASNLQASQIRFGTCGISGRKYSYTLNLRHAFSSTISQLPVIADPDIEAAMKDLLAINWDEIPDSVINETKKALSKTTEDKAGQEALVNVFRAAEASVEFSGVLVSLRMALDDLCGLSGENVGHLPEHLEDAIRAAYKRYITYLDSFGPDETFLRKKVELELGTKMIHLKMRCSGIGSEWGKVTLLGTSGLSGSYVELRS; from the exons ATGAAGGGCGTTAATAACATTCATGAGATCACAGCATCGAATCTCCAAGCTTCTCAAATCAGATTTGGAACATGTG gaatTTCAGGCCGCAAGTATTCGTATACACTAAATTTGAGGCATGCCTTCAGTTCAACTATAAGCCAGTTGCCTGTCATTGCTGACCCTGATATAGAAGCTGCAATGAAGGATTTGTTGGCGATTAACTGGGATGAAATTCCAGACTCTGTTATAAATGAGACAAAGAAGGCTCTGTCAAAAACCACTGAAGATAAAGCTGGCCAAGAGGCTTTGGTAAATGTATTTCGTGCAGCTGAGGCATCTGTGGAATTTAGTGGGGTACTGGTATCCCTTAGAATGGCACTTGATGATTTATGCGGCTTAAGTGGTGAG AATGTTGGACACCTGCCAGAGCATCTGGAAGATGCCATAAGAGCTGCATATAAACGATATATTACTTATTTGGATTCATTTGGTCCTGATGAGACCTTTTTGAGGAAAAAGGTTGAACTTGAATTGGGAACGAAAATGATACACTTGAAAATGAGATGCAGTGGCATTGGTTCTGAGTGGGGAAAG